Within the Bos indicus x Bos taurus breed Angus x Brahman F1 hybrid chromosome 17, Bos_hybrid_MaternalHap_v2.0, whole genome shotgun sequence genome, the region CTCACTGTGAGAGGTGGATAATGAGTGGGCAGCTGTCCCAGCCTCTGCAGTAGCGGGAGGTGAGGGAGGAAGTGGTTGGGATGCTGTTTAATCAGCCAGCCTAGTGTCTGCCACGCTGGGGTGTGTCCTGTTGTCAGAGTGCGTGCATTCTTGGGCTGTTCTTTCCTCCATATATACCTACAGTGGTGTTCTTTGGCATACCCAAAgaatttcatgtttcttttccACCCATCATTTCACCAATAAAATGCAGTAACTATATTGACCCATAGAAATACAacctgattctctctctctctctcacacacacacgcagctgAAACAAAGATTTCACAGGACTGCACTCGGCTAGGTGGGAGGCATTCTgatgctttcttttctgttctgctctgatttttaaaaaatgctggtcCAGACTCACTAATTGATTTTAGGACCCATTAGATTACTTTCAGGATCTGTGGGTTGTGGCCCTTCGTGTGTAAAACTGCATCCTTATATATGATGTGACTTGTGGAAAACGGTGGGGAATCCGGCAGCGGTCACTTGGCacagatctttaaaaattttttattttggctgtgttgggtctttgttgcaacacatggcctttctctagttgtggtgggcaggGTTCTCTTATTGTGGCGtgagggctcagttgccccacagcatgtggaatcttagttctccgaccagggatcaaacgtccTGTCTCCTCTCCTAGCACCTGCGCCTGTGTGGAATACTACGGAAAGGCTCTGGAGACCCTGGTGAAGGGTGTGAAGATAATGTGCATTCACGGAAAGATGAAATACAAGCGAAATAAGATCTTCATGGAGTTCCGCAAATTGCAGAGGTGGGTTGGCTTCCCTGGCCGTGGCAGATCTCCAGCCTCTCTGCTCTTCTGCAGTTGCTCTGCCTCTAGACCTTCTTGTGTGTGGGAACCCTCTTCCTCTATAACCTGGTTATCATGtcttctccccccaccctctgTCCTGAGCCCATTACACTTGGCTGCACTGACTGCCTTCTTTGTCAACTTCCCTGCTCAattgtaagctccatgagaaccGGAACCTGTGTGTTATGTTCATTCTTGGATTCCCCACTATCCGGCCCAGAATGGGAGAAACCCATTGAAGGTTCCAGGTTGACTACACTATAGGAAAGCTGTGTCTCTGGACACTGTAACTTGACTTTGTGCATAGAAAtaatacttttctgtttttcttgaccACCAAACATTCTGGCTATATTAAAAACAATCTTTTAGGCAAAATGATAGACTTGATGATTACACCTCAGTATGAGagggaaaatttcattttttttttttaaatggctgcgAAGGATTAGACCAAATACagtgtttttgaatttttttcttccccagtcGAAATATGCTagttaaaaaatcttttcattatttttcattcatcttttcaTTATCTCCCCATCTCTTTACAAATTTCACTGAGAACTTGTGAAGTCCTAGAGATTCTTGGGAGGAGGAAAAATCAAAATGTTATTACTATATACTTGCTTCCGTGAGATTCTGCAATCTGTTTTTACTGTCATCTTCAAATTAGTAACAACTGCTTGATGGTGGGGAAATGGTGGTCTCCCTACTCAGCtggtgttttcttattttctagtgGGATTTTAGTGTGCACTGACGTGATGGCCCGAGGAATAGATATTCCTGAAGTAAACTGGGTTTTGCAGTATGATCCTCCCAGTAATGCCAGGTACAGAGAACGTTCCTTGCTCTGTCTAGGAATCTAGTCTTAATGAAATAGGAATCGTGAGGAAGGTAAAGATGATGGTTGTCAAAACGTTATGAAATAGCAAAAGTCAGGGAACTGCTGCGTTATCACCGGTAGGTTAGTAGTGATGCTGTATTGTATTTTAAAGTTCTTGCAGAAAGGCACATGAATAGAGtgtttaaaggaaaacaatatatatacTACATACGGAGATTTCAGTTATTCTGAGAGCAAGCATATATTTCTAGGAAATGCCTCCAAACATAGGAAAATGCCTGTAAATACGAACTCTTAAGCAATACTTGTTAATTCTGGGTGGAGTTAGGGGTCAGACTCAAAAATCacttacattttctcttttatattacttttcattgtttcccaaatTTTCCGCTGGGACCACGTCTTCCTACCTGTATCATCAGATGGGCATACATTTACAGGTTTTATAGTTGACATTAAATGTCTAAGAGATTGCTCTCTGGTCTGCAGTGTGTATATTTAATCGCCAGCTCTTCTCTAACTAGTAAGTGGCAGGGTTGGGATGAGGCGTGGAGTTGGGCGGCTCCTGGTGTCACTTTAGGCGCATCAGCTGCGTGGCCACAGGCCAGTGCTCTGCTGAGCTGTCAGGTGGTGAGTGTCCCCGCCCCGTGTTGTTCCAGTGCCTTCGTGCATCGCTGTGGCCGCACAGCCCGCATCGGCCATGGCGGTAGTGCGCTCGTGTTTCTCCTTCCCATGGAAGAGTCATACATCAGCTTCCTTGCAATTAACCAAAAAGTAAGCTGTCTTTTTTTCTGTGGAATTCCCAAAGCCAGGGTAGTTGGAAAAGTTCTTTTCCAGAAAGTGGTCCAGAATGTAGATTAGGGGCTGGGCTGGCGGTGTCAGTGCGGGAACCTGTCTACAGCTTTATAAAAGGCTGTGGAGAGGCTCCGGGGGGGGGTCCATTGCTGGCCCCAGCTGAGCGTCATTACTCAGGAACACAGACCTATGTTACCATATTTTCCAACCGGAAATCAGGATTGTTAcgtaaaatctgattttaaactttgctttaaaaaatttaaaatactttctggACCAAGTAAAATACTTGGGTTGGATTTGGGCTTCAAAGCCTCCACTGGATAAGATTAAAATGAGTGGTTTTGCCTTTGATTTTACTGGCACTGGCTCTGTTGGGATAGCCTTAGGGGAGGTGGTCCCAGCCAGAAGTGACAATGTGGTCCCTGTGCAGTGCCCCCTGCAGGAGATGAAACTCCAGAAGAACACAGCTGACCTCCTTCCAAAGCTCAAGGCCATGGCCCTGGGTGACAGAGCTGTGTTTGAGAAGGGCATGAAAGCTTTTGTGTCATACGTCCAGGCTTATGCCAAGCACGAGTGCAACCTCATCTTCAGATTAAAGGGTAAGTTTGATCTGCTCACCATCTGAAACATTTGACGGTTTTTCCAAGtattaaggcaatggcaccccactccagtactcttgcctggaaggtcccatggatggaggagcctggtaggctgcagtccatggggtcgctgagggtcgggcgtgactcagcaacttcactttcacttttcattttcatgcgttggagaaggaaatggcaacccactccagtgttcttgcctggagaatcccagggacgggggagcctggtgggctgctgtctatggggttgcacagagtcggacatgactgaagtgacttagcaatagcaatagcacaAGTATTACAAATatgaagggctttccaggtggcgctggtggtaaagaacctgcctgccaatgctggagacgtgagagacgtgggttggatcgctgggttgggaagatcccctggatgaggaaattgcaacctactccagtattcttgcctggagaatcacatggacagaggagcctggtgggctacagtccatggagtcatagagttggataccacttagCAGCTGAGCACGTGTGTTGAGCACAAATATGAAACTGCTTTGTCTTAGGTCCATGTCAGGGTTAATGTTTtccaagcatttaaaaaaaagtctttctgaGACTTACCTGGCctggactctgagcttccactgcagggggtaggggttcgagccctggtcagggaactaagatcctgcatgctgtgtggcatagcctccccaaaaataaaaataaaagtcctcCTTGGGTTTGACTAGGTACTGCCTGCTGAgttttcttttagtaaaaatgTAATTAATTCTAATTAAAATGAGTCCACTGGATCACATAGAAAAAACTCCATTGCTATGAATATTCTGTTGGTTGATGCTTACAGTCCTGTTTCGGGTGTGCTAACTCTTGATGTTTTGGTTTAATCAGACCTTGATTTTGCTAGTCTTGCTCGAGGTTTTGCCCTGCTGAGGATGCCCAAGATGCCAGAGCTGAGAGGAAAGCAGTTTCCAGATTTCGTGCCTGTGGATGTCAACACAGACACCATTCCATTTAAAGACAAAATCAGAGAAAAGCAGAGGCAGAAGCAATTATTGGAgcagcaaagaaaagagaaaacagaaaatgatgggagaagaaaattcataaaaaataaagcttggTCAAAGCAGAaggccaaaaaggaaaagaagaagaaactgactgaaaaaaggaaaagggaagaggtaaaactggcaatttttaaacttaaatactTAGAATTCTGAACAAATCTCACAGAAGTGTAGTGTATAGTGCCTTCTAATAGGAACTGCATAGACTCTTAGATTTTTGTTCTCTCTAGGTGGCTTGGGTTGGGGAATGTGCTGTTCGTGAAAGCTGATCTAAGAGCATGTAGTTCCTGATTGATTAAAAAGTGCTggtttggggcttctctggcagtccagcggttaggactctgcactttcactgccgaggggcccagattcagtctctggttggggaactagaattCCACAAGCCTCCTAGAGCGGCcaaaaaatcccccaaattttGCTGGTTTCACTTAGAACACTGTTGCTGAGAAATTCAGTAGCTTGTTGGTCTCTTCTGCCCTCAGGGTTCTGATATGGAAGATGAAGACATGGAGGAACTTCTGAATGACACAAGGCTcttgaaaaagtttaaaaaaggcaaaattactGAAGAAGAATTTGAGAAGGGGCTGTTGACAAGTGGCAAAAGATCAACGAACAAAGCAGATTTGGAGATCTCAGATTTGGAAGATGCCTGCTGATTCCCGCCCCTCAGGTGAAATGCACAGGAGTGCGGAATGCGGGGAGCTGGCCCCCACTCGGCAGACAGCTCGAGCTTCCTTCTACTGAACATCAGAACTTCAGCAGCTGTCGGGAGCTGCTGTTGCAGAAACGGCAAATGTGAGGGGTTTCACGCTTGTGAGCATTTTACTAAAAACATACCA harbors:
- the DDX55 gene encoding ATP-dependent RNA helicase DDX55 — its product is MEHVTEGSWESLPVPLHPQVLSVLRELGFPYMTPVQSATIPLFMKNKDIAAEAVTGSGKTLAFVIPIVEILLRREEKLKKSQVGAIIITPTRELAVQIEEVLSHFTKPFPQFSQILWIGGRNPGEDVTRFKELGGNIIVATPGRLEDMFRRKAEGLDLAGCVRSLEVLVLDEADRLLDMGFETSINTILEFLPKQRRTGLFSATQTQEVENLVRAGLRNPVRISVKEKGVAASSTQKTPSRLENHYMVCKADEKFNQLVHFLRNHKQEKHLVFFSTCACVEYYGKALETLVKGVKIMCIHGKMKYKRNKIFMEFRKLQSGILVCTDVMARGIDIPEVNWVLQYDPPSNASAFVHRCGRTARIGHGGSALVFLLPMEESYISFLAINQKCPLQEMKLQKNTADLLPKLKAMALGDRAVFEKGMKAFVSYVQAYAKHECNLIFRLKDLDFASLARGFALLRMPKMPELRGKQFPDFVPVDVNTDTIPFKDKIREKQRQKQLLEQQRKEKTENDGRRKFIKNKAWSKQKAKKEKKKKLTEKRKREEGSDMEDEDMEELLNDTRLLKKFKKGKITEEEFEKGLLTSGKRSTNKADLEISDLEDAC